A genomic window from Flavobacterium hankyongi includes:
- a CDS encoding MFS transporter yields MQTFSNQEKLKHLLSLPVIVAALGYFVDIYDLLLFGIVRVPSLKDLGLNPDTSGTLIMNFQMIGLLLGGILWGILGDKKGRLSVLFGSIIVYSLANIACGFLPQLPFEDKITLYATLRFIAGIGLAGELGAGITLVSESLPKELRAIGTSIVAGFGLMGAVVAQLSVELAGSWTTAYFIGGTLGLLLLFLRVGVVESGIYKDIEKRETVSKGNFLSFFTNGERLVRYLKCIAIGLPTWFCIGILAVMANQFAPALGIQNIVPGKAIMWGYIGISIGDFASGFISHWLKSRKKAIFYMMLFTIVGVILMLYGGTKTEGMYYFYCAWLELGTGYWAMFVTVGAEQFGTNIRSTATTTIPNMVRGLLPLMLIGFDFFKKDNGVIISATIIGVIAFVLGIYSTLTIKETHDKDLDFIE; encoded by the coding sequence ATGCAAACTTTCTCTAACCAAGAAAAACTAAAACACTTATTATCATTACCTGTAATTGTAGCTGCTCTAGGCTACTTTGTAGATATTTACGATTTACTTTTATTTGGAATTGTTCGTGTACCAAGTCTTAAAGATTTAGGATTAAACCCAGACACCTCAGGTACTTTAATCATGAATTTCCAAATGATTGGATTATTGCTTGGAGGTATTCTATGGGGAATACTAGGCGATAAAAAAGGGAGACTTTCAGTATTGTTTGGTTCTATTATTGTGTATTCGTTAGCTAATATTGCTTGCGGATTTTTACCTCAACTTCCTTTCGAAGACAAAATAACACTCTATGCAACATTACGATTCATTGCTGGAATTGGTCTCGCAGGTGAATTGGGCGCAGGTATTACTTTAGTATCTGAATCTTTACCTAAAGAACTCAGAGCAATTGGAACTTCTATTGTAGCAGGTTTTGGTCTAATGGGTGCTGTAGTCGCACAACTTTCGGTAGAATTGGCGGGAAGCTGGACAACTGCTTATTTTATTGGTGGAACTCTAGGATTGCTATTGTTGTTTTTACGTGTAGGAGTTGTAGAATCTGGAATTTATAAAGACATTGAGAAAAGAGAAACAGTTTCAAAAGGGAATTTTCTTTCTTTCTTTACTAATGGAGAACGTCTTGTTCGTTATTTAAAATGTATTGCTATTGGATTACCTACATGGTTTTGTATAGGAATCTTAGCCGTTATGGCAAATCAATTTGCTCCAGCTTTGGGAATTCAAAACATAGTCCCTGGAAAAGCTATCATGTGGGGTTATATAGGAATTTCTATTGGTGATTTTGCCAGCGGATTTATTTCTCATTGGCTAAAATCCAGAAAAAAAGCAATTTTCTACATGATGTTGTTTACAATCGTTGGTGTTATCTTAATGCTTTATGGTGGTACCAAAACTGAAGGAATGTACTATTTTTATTGTGCATGGTTAGAATTGGGCACTGGATACTGGGCAATGTTTGTAACTGTTGGAGCGGAACAATTCGGAACAAATATTAGAAGTACAGCTACTACCACTATTCCTAATATGGTTAGAGGATTATTACCTTTAATGTTAATTGGATTTGACTTTTTTAAAAAAGATAACGGGGTTATAATTTCTGCAACAATAATTGGAGTTATTGCATTTGTTTTAGGAATCTATTCAACACTTACAATAAAAGAAACTCACGATAAAGATTTAGATTTTATAGAATAA
- a CDS encoding caspase family protein translates to MAKKAVIIGINDYAPIGAGGPDLSGCIADARDMANTLVICGFSPSDIRILTNQNATKNNIITYIKWLLTGNKSGDSLVLYYSGHGTRVANIGTDLELDGLDEAICPHDYASAGVIRDDEFKSLFKGKVKKGVSFDVFFDCCHSGSGTRKMNLGGIDGMFINETPRFIPPMLEDEFYFNFSKSIESKSTATETAEGTTTTKSLNKIPEMNHILWAGCKDNQVSMEGDISGMTRGYFTYNLCKTLRATTGNITRELLNSQIANGLSAMGAAQINQTEGKSTKLQVKIFE, encoded by the coding sequence ATGGCTAAGAAAGCAGTTATTATAGGAATAAACGACTATGCACCAATAGGAGCTGGCGGTCCCGATTTAAGTGGTTGCATTGCAGATGCACGTGACATGGCTAATACATTAGTTATATGTGGCTTTTCACCATCAGACATTAGAATCTTAACTAATCAAAATGCGACAAAAAATAACATTATTACTTATATAAAATGGTTGTTGACTGGTAACAAATCTGGTGATTCATTAGTATTATATTACTCCGGTCATGGTACCAGAGTTGCTAATATAGGAACTGATCTAGAATTAGATGGTTTAGATGAAGCAATATGCCCACATGATTATGCATCAGCAGGAGTTATAAGAGATGATGAATTTAAGAGCCTTTTTAAAGGAAAAGTAAAGAAAGGTGTCAGCTTTGATGTCTTTTTTGACTGCTGTCATTCAGGCTCTGGAACTCGAAAAATGAATCTGGGTGGCATCGATGGAATGTTCATTAATGAAACTCCAAGATTCATTCCTCCTATGCTAGAAGATGAATTTTACTTCAATTTTTCAAAAAGTATAGAAAGCAAATCTACAGCAACAGAAACTGCTGAAGGAACTACAACAACAAAATCCTTAAACAAGATACCAGAAATGAATCACATTCTTTGGGCAGGTTGTAAAGATAACCAAGTTTCAATGGAAGGAGATATTTCCGGCATGACAAGAGGCTATTTCACCTACAATTTATGCAAAACACTTAGAGCAACAACAGGAAATATAACTCGAGAATTACTTAACTCACAAATTGCCAATGGTTTATCGGCAATGGGAGCAGCTCAAATTAATCAAACAGAGGGAAAATCTACAAAGCTACAAGTTAAAATATTTGAATAA
- a CDS encoding trypsin-like serine peptidase: MTTNKNDKPMLQDEVKNLKPVKATRKIKVDEDGKEQIEAIGVKVLEKGARALTEHAPFCPDHLDQDFNPKADKSKTPIFIDRTTFMQPEGSRTIFGTDNRTVYNSTAYPWGCVGRVETALGIGSGAMVGPRHLLTCAHVIDFKNDGSTGWVKFAPMYYNGPNATFGTANGIKTYYKYKVKGSDGINSTEQQYDFVVIVLDRNVGNQTGWFGAKAYTDSWDGLASWTHAGYPMDKTGAQRPTYQNSIALDGDAFTTDAHQAMYHQGDIWPGQSGGPFWGYWGSTPYVVAVQSWQTASNNGASGGSDLVDLVNKARTEYP, from the coding sequence ATGACAACTAACAAAAATGACAAACCCATGTTGCAAGACGAGGTTAAAAACTTAAAACCTGTAAAAGCAACAAGAAAAATCAAAGTTGATGAAGACGGAAAAGAACAAATCGAGGCTATTGGGGTAAAGGTCTTAGAAAAAGGAGCAAGAGCGTTAACTGAGCACGCTCCATTCTGTCCAGATCATTTAGATCAAGATTTCAATCCAAAAGCAGATAAATCGAAAACTCCAATTTTTATCGACAGAACAACATTTATGCAACCTGAAGGAAGCAGAACCATTTTTGGAACAGACAATAGAACAGTTTACAATTCAACAGCTTACCCGTGGGGATGTGTAGGTAGAGTTGAAACTGCTTTAGGAATTGGAAGTGGAGCAATGGTTGGTCCAAGACATCTTTTAACATGTGCCCATGTAATTGATTTTAAAAACGATGGATCAACTGGATGGGTAAAATTTGCTCCAATGTATTACAATGGCCCTAATGCAACTTTTGGCACTGCAAACGGTATCAAAACATATTACAAATACAAAGTTAAAGGTTCAGATGGTATAAACTCAACTGAACAACAATATGATTTTGTAGTTATTGTGTTAGACAGAAACGTTGGAAATCAAACAGGTTGGTTTGGTGCAAAAGCTTATACTGACTCTTGGGATGGTTTAGCTTCTTGGACTCATGCAGGCTATCCTATGGATAAAACAGGTGCGCAAAGACCTACATACCAAAATAGTATTGCATTAGATGGAGATGCTTTTACAACAGATGCACATCAAGCAATGTATCATCAAGGTGATATATGGCCAGGGCAAAGTGGTGGCCCATTTTGGGGATATTGGGGATCAACACCTTATGTAGTTGCAGTTCAAAGTTGGCAAACAGCTTCTAACAATGGTGCAAGTGGAGGTTCTGATTTAGTTGATTTAGTTAACAAAGCTAGGACTGAATATCCTTAA